The proteins below come from a single Fusarium verticillioides 7600 chromosome 3, whole genome shotgun sequence genomic window:
- a CDS encoding glycerophosphoryl diester phosphodiesterase — MRFSTSLVAGLVAVSPAIAAPSPSYGDKELFKTVKPIKQIELGPRPYYLVNDMDEGSLKKKLQSCSEKPQKPSQWSIAHRGGGTLQFPEHSLESNLAGARMGAGILECDVAFTKDRQLVCRHSQCDLHYTTNIVTIPELNKKCTQPFKPAKDGKPASAKCCTSDITLKEFKTLCAKMEGFNATATNAADFLHGTPPWRTDLYATCGTVLSNKEHIQLTKRLGLKHTPELKTPEVKMPFDGDYTQKKYAQQLIDEHKQAGVKPSDVYLQSFLYDDILYWLKAEPEYARQAMYLDETGDTPETFDKAVANLTRYKEDGVRYIAPPLPYLVTPGKNGKIVPSAYAKKANELGLKIITWTLERSGPLKNGADGNYYYTTIAKLINNDGDVFNLLDVFREIGVAGVFSDWSSTVTYYANCFGLKL; from the coding sequence ATGCGTTTCTCTACTTCTCTCGTTGCCGGCCTTGTGGCTGTCAGCCCTGCCATTGCTGCTCCAAGCCCCAGCTATGGCGATAAGGAGTTGTTCAAGACTGTCAAGCCAATCAAGCAGATTGAACTCGGCCCTCGACCCTACTACCTGGTCAACGATATGGACGAGGGCtcgctgaagaagaagcttcagtCATGCTCGGAGAAGCCTCAGAAGCCTTCCCAGTGGTCAATTGCCCACCGTGGCGGCGGTACTCTTCAGTTCCCTGAGCACTCTCTCGAGTCGAACCTGGCTGGTGCTCGAATGGGCGCTGGTATCCTCGAGTGCGATGTTGCTTTCACCAAGGATCGCCAGCTCGTGTGCCGACACTCTCAGTGTGATCTCCACTACACGACCAACATTGTCACGATCCCCgagctcaacaagaagtgCACCCAGCCATTCAAGCCcgccaaggatggcaagcctGCTTCTGCCAAGTGCTGCACCAGCGATATTACCCtcaaagagttcaagactCTCTGCGCCAAGATGGAGGGCTTCAatgccactgccaccaaCGCCGCCGACTTCCTCCACGGTACTCCGCCTTGGCGAACCGATCTGTACGCTACTTGTGGTACAGTTCTGAGCAACAAGGAGCACATTCAGCTCACCAAGCGCCTTGGTCTGAAGCATACTCCTGAGCTCAAGACACCCGAGGTCAAGATGCCCTTCGACGGTGACTATACCCAGAAGAAGTATGCTCAgcagctcatcgacgagCACAAGCAGGCTGGTGTCAAGCCTAGCGATGTCTATCTCCAGAGCTTCCTATACGACGACATTCTGTACTGGCTCAAGGCCGAGCCTGAGTACGCTCGTCAAGCCATGTATCTCGACGAGACGGGCGACACACCCGAGACCTttgacaaggctgttgcCAACCTCACTCGCTACAAGGAGGACGGCGTTCGCTATATCGCACCCCCTCTGCCTTATCTCGTCACACCTGGTAAGAACGGTAAGATCGTTCCCAGCGCATatgcgaagaaggcgaaCGAGCTCggtctcaagatcatcaccTGGACTCTGGAGCGATCTGGTCCTCTGAAGAACGGGGCCGACGGCAACTATTATTATACTACCATTGCTAAGCTGATCAAcaatgatggtgatgtgTTTAACTTGTTGGATGTTTTCCGGGAGATTGGCGTCGCTGGTGTCTTTTCGGATTGGAGCTCGACTGTTACTTACTATGCCAACTGCTTCGGTCTCAAGCTCTAG
- a CDS encoding NCS2 family nucleobase:cation symporter-2, whose amino-acid sequence MDEDQGPRSIAPEHAPPKTFAQRCNGLKKAFTTRHGLIGDYDYAFLFRPNLPFMKKSVNPSPFFGLNDKMPVFLGLLLGFQHALAMLAGVITPPIIISGSANLLPEQQQYLVSTALIVSGIFSAVQITRFRLFGTQYYLGTGVLSVVGVSFSVIPVAQGSLNQMYANGFCPSDSDGNPLPCPQGYGAILGTSAVCALINILVSFIPAKFLLKVLPPIVTGPTVMLIGIKLIKSGFSNWMGGSGGCMTATDGLFALCPNINAPHPLPWGSAEFLGLGFSVFVAIILCERFGSPIMKSTSVVIGLLVGCIIAAACGYFDRSGIDSAPVASFAWVHTFPLSVYGPLVLPLIAVYLVCATEAIGDVTATCDVSKLEVTGKTYESRIQGGILSDGIAGCIGALMTMTPMSVFAQNNGVIVLTRCANRKAGLACAMFLIIMGIFAKFAAALIAIPSAVLGGMTTFLFSAVAVSGMSIIVRGVPFTRRNRFILTAGLALGYGATLLPNYFDKIFTYEGDNRSLQGFLDAIVLVMETGFAVAAIICVILNLTLPEELEDDIDAARSATNVVIHEDTEQQNKATAGSSREHSIDPQKQV is encoded by the exons ATGGATGAGGATCAAGGGCCACGGTCGATTGCCCCCGAGCATGCGCCACCGAAAACATTTGCTCAGCGTTgcaatggcctcaagaagGCATTCACTACCAGGCACGGCCTGATTGGCGATTATGACTATGCCTTTCTCTTTCGCCCAAACCTGCCcttcatgaagaagagcgtTAACCCAAGTCCCTTCTTTGGTCTCAATGACAAGATGCCAGTTTTTCTGGGCTTGCTGCTCGGCTTTCAACATGCATTGGCCATGTTAGCAGGTGTGATTACACCACCGATCATCATCAGCGGCAGCGCCAATTTGCTACCTGAGCAACAACAATACCTCGTCTCAACCGCTCTCATCGTTTCTGGCATCTTCTCTGCAGTCCAAATCACTCGATTCAGGCTTTTTGGTACACA ATACTACCTCGGTACTGGAGTGTTGTCTGTAGTTGGAGTCTCATTCAGCGTTATTCCTGTCGCTCAAGGAAGTCTCAATCAGATGTACGCCAATGGCTTCTGTCCTTCAGATTCTGATGGAAACCCCTTGCCTTGCCCTCAGGGCTATGGAGCCATTCTCGGTACCTCCGCTGTGTGTGCTttgatcaacatcctcgtctCCTTCATCCCCGCAAAGTTCTTGCTGAAGGTCCTGCCGCCGATCGTCACTGGCCCTACCGTTATGCTCATCGgtatcaagctcatcaagtcGGGTTTCTCCAACTGGATGGGTGGCAGTGGAGGATGCATGACTGCCACTGACGGCTTGTTTGCTCTTTGCCCCAACATCAACGCACCTCACCCTCTTCCCTGGGGATCTGCAGAATTCCTGGGCTTGGGtttctctgtctttgtcGCCATTATTCTGTGTGAGCGATTCGGCTCGCCCATCATGAAATCCACCTCGGTCGTGATTGGACTACTAGTCGGCTGCATTATTGCTGCTGCCTGTGGTTATTTCGATCGATCTGGTATCGACTCTGCCCCTGTTGCTTCGTTCGCTTGGGTACACACATTCCCTCTATCAGTTTACGGGCCACTCGTGCTCCCCCTGATTGCTGTTTACCTTGTCTGCGCTACCGAGGCTATTGGCGATGTCACAGCCACATGCGACGTTTCCAAGCTCGAGGTGACTGGAAAGACGTATGAATCTCGTATTCAGGGTGGTATCTTGTCTGATGGTATTGCTGGCTGCATTGGTGCTCTCATGACCATGACTCCTATGTCTGTCTTCGCTCAGAACAACGGTGTCATTGTCCTCACCAGATGCGCCAACCGCAAAGCTGGTCTTGCCTGCGCCATGTTCCTGATCATCATGGGTatctttgccaagtttgctgctgctctcatTGCCATTCCATCAGCTGTTCTTGGTGGCATGACAACCTTCCTCTTCAGTGCTGTAGCTGTATCGGGCATGTCCATCATTGTCCGTGGTGTCCCTTTCACTCGACGCAACCGCTTCATTCTTACTGCTGGTCTGGCTCTGGGATATGGCGCAACGCTTCTACCCAACTACTTTGATAAGATCTTCACATACGAGGGGGACAACCGCTCTCTTCAGGGTTTCCTCGACGCTATTGTTCTTGTCATGGAGACTGGTTTTGCAGTCGCTGCCATCATCTGTGtgatcctcaacctcacgCTTCctgaggagctggaagatgacATTGATGCAGCCCGCTCAGCGACCAATGTCGTGATCCACGAGGATACAGAGCAACAGAACAAGGCCACCGCAGGCTCGAGTCGGGAGCATAGTATCGATCCTCAGAAGCAGGTTTGA
- a CDS encoding hypothetical protein (At least one base has a quality score < 10): MDLRSVLNTSDGGDRAPAKPAPKPQPPPQLHQQQQQPHPQQIQRPSQSPAQAPAPPPYYREYAAHPPQHPSPGKPMHKNIFRMLAIPINVSHDHV; encoded by the coding sequence atggaTCTCCGCTCAGTTCTTAATACATCTGACGGCGGCGATCGCGCTCCGGCCAAACCTGCGCCGAAACCGCAACCGCCGCCGCAGctacatcaacagcagcagcaacctcacCCCCAGCAGATACAGCGACCATCGCAGAGTCCGGCCCAAGCACCCGCTCCTCCTCCGTACTATCGAGAGTACGCCGCCCATCCACCGCAGCACCCTTCACCAGGCAAACCGATGCACAAGAATATCTTCCGCATGTTGGCCATCCCCATCAACGTCAGTCACGACCACGTGTGA
- a CDS encoding 26S proteasome regulatory subunit N2 — translation MPLGLHGNNAFSAARPFLAQQPLASPLALLRTSLARPHDPLYSAKMPGIVSATGVLAFLTDEEPELKVFALQTLNDDIDTVWTEVAAVLTQIEALYEDESFPERQLAALVLAKVYYHLQAYNDSMVFALAAGDLFKLDSPGEFEETIISKCVDQYIAVNAAKKAAPQASKNTDLPELATTFASGAEGAVMSPTTPFSQTTLPPKSLLSRDSIDNTMLEATFQPAFKQGRSGSIAELPDQATGSLQRVVERLFESCLEQGRYRQVVGIAVEAKKLDVLRSVIKRASDDEKKAKSNPLENSPGPAEDLMEYTLGICMDIVQERAFRTEILRLILDLLNDIPNPDYFAIAKCVVYLNSDEEASRMLRNLVEKGDRSSIAIAYQIAFDLYDNGTQEFLGKVLASLPASKPVKKESDENGEQSNEGESLLQNKQEDPENELPEPVSKAYSNIREILDGSKTIRLNLEFLYRNNRTDLSILNKVRDSLEGRNSIFHTAVTFCNAFMNQGTTNDKFFRDNLEWLGKAVNWSKFTATAALGVIHRGNLSQSRKLLEPYLPRQGGLSSGSIFSQGGALYAYGLIHANHGADALDYLKEQFGQAEEEVVQHGGALGLGIAGMATGDWEIFEKLREILFQDSALNGEAVGLAMGLIMLGTGNVKALEDMITYAHETTHEKIVRGLAIGMALIMFGRQEGADVLIEGLLNDPDPTLRYGGIMTVALAYCGTGSNKAIRKLLHIAVSDVNDDVRRIAVMSLGFILFRKPGSVPRMVELLSESYNPHVRYGSAMALGISCAGTGLDEAIDLLEPMMKDPTDFVRQGALISLAMILVQQNEVMNPKVSSIRKTLKKVVGDRHEDAMTKFGAALALGIIDAGGRNCTIGLQTQTGNLNMAGIVGMAVFTQYWYWFPFTHFLSLSFSPTSIIGLDHDLEMPNFKFHCATRPSLFDYPPEQEVKTEEGPALIATAILSTTAQAKRRAQKKERAQRRESMEIDTAPPKSGGDKMDVDEDKKADEAKDKKEEQEKEQAASADTKKKPEKEKVGYEIENMTRVLPGQLKYISFPAGRYKPVKKPTGGPLLLHDSQPDEEKSLLEEKLKKVTTERAPVAGQQTGRGGRGGAQRAVLDSLAESRGGANSAMLGQLLRNQGRSPFGLLDAEPQTPGGNASGAAAAAGVLTAVDEDSEDDEEAPVPKEFEYFTDAGEDDDDDDE, via the exons ATGCCATTGGGCCTACACGGAAATAACGCATTCTCTGCTGCTCGACCATTCTTAGCCCAGCAACCTCTCGCATCGCCGCTCGCATTGCTACGAACCTCTCTAGCACGCCCACACGATCCCTTATACTCTGCCAAGATGCCCGGTATCGTCTCGGCTACCGGCGTCCTCGCCTTCCTTACCGATGAGGAGCCCGAACTCAAGGTCTTCGCTCTGCAGACCCTGAACGACGATATAGATACCGTCTGGACTGAGGTCGCTGCTGTGTTGACACAGAT CGAGGCACTCTACGAGGACGAGTCGTTTCCTGAGCGTCAGCTCGCtgctcttgtccttgccaagGTCTACTACCATCTCCAGGCCTACAATGATAGCATGGTCTTTGCCCTCGCCGCCGGCGACCTTTTCAAGCTCGATTCCCCTGGCGAGTTTGAGGAGACCATTATCTCGAAATGTGTCGACCAGTACATTGCAGTAAATgctgcgaagaaggcggctCCTCAGGCGTCAAAGAACACCGATCTCCCCGAGCTGGCTACTACCTTCGCCAGCGGCGCTGAGGGTGCTGTCATGTCACCTACTACACCTTTTTCGCAGACAACCCTACCTCCcaagtctcttctttctcgCGACTCGATCGACAACACGATGCTCGAGGCCACCTTCCAGCCTGCTTTCAAGCAAGGCCGCTCTGGCTCTATCGCTGAGCTCCCCGACCAGGCCACTGGCTCGCTTCAGAGAGTCGTTGAGAGACTTTTTGAAAGCTGCCTAGAGCAGGGCCGCTACAGGCAAGTGGTGGGTATTGCggttgaggccaagaaactGGATGTTCTTCGAAGCGTCATCAAGCGCGctagcgatgatgagaagaaagccaagtCTAACCCTCTCGAAAACTCACCTGGCCCTGCAGAGGATCTAATGGAATACACACTGGGTATTTGCATGGACATCGTCCAGGAGAGAGCCTTTCGAACCGAAATTTTGAGGCTAattctcgatctcctcaaCGACATTCCCAACCCTGATTactttgccatcgccaagtGTGTCGTTTACCTTAActcagatgaggaagcgTCTCGCATGCTCCGTAatctcgttgagaagggcgaCCGTtcttccatcgccatcgcctATCAAATTGCTTTTGACCTTTATGACAACGGTACGCAGGAATTTCTCGGCAAGGTTCTTGCATCACTCCCAGCTAGCAAGCCTGTCAAGAAGGAATCAGACGAGAATGGTGAACAATCCAACGAGGGCGAATCTCTGCTTCAGAACAAGCAGGAAGACCCCGAAAACGAGCTTCCCGAACCAGTATCCAAGGCCTATTCCAATATCCGAGAAattcttgatggcagcaagacGATCCGTCTTAACCTTGAGTTCCTCTACCGCAACAACCGAACCGATTTgagcatcctcaacaaggTCCGCGACAGTCTCGAGGGCCGAAACTCCATCTTCCACACGGCGGTCACATTTTGCAACGCCTTTATGAACCAAGGAACTACAAACGACAAGTTTTTCCGCGATAACTTGGAGTGGCTGGGCAAGGCAGTCAATTGGTCCAAGTTCACGGCGACTGCTGCTCTCGGTGTTATTCACCGCGGAAACCTTTCTCAATCTAGAAAGCTCCTCGAACCTTATCTTCCCCGACAAGGTGGCCTCAGCAGCGGCTCTATCTTTAGCCAGGGTGGCGCTCTCTACGCATACGGACTGATCCACGCCAACCACGGAGCCGATGCTCTGGACTACCTCAAGGAGCAGTTTGGCcaggctgaggaagaggtcgTTCAGCATGGTGGTGCTTTGGGTCTGGGTATTGCTGGCATGGCCACTGGCGACTGGGAAATTTTTGAGAAGCTCCGAGAAATCCTCTTCCAGGATTCTGCACTTAATGGTGAGGCTGTTGGTTTGGCCATGGGTCTTATCATGCTTGGCACTGGAAATGTCAAGGCTCTGGAGGATATGATTACATATGCGCATGAAACTACGCATGAGAAGATTGTCCGTGGCCTTGCTATTGGTATGGCACTTATTATGTTTGgccgtcaagaaggagcCGATGTTCTTATTGAAGGACTTCTCAACGACCCTGATCCCACGCTGCGATACGGTGGTATCATGACTGTTGCTCTTGCCTACTGCGGTACTGGCAGCAACAAGGCTATCCGAAAGCTCCTTCATATTGCTGTTAGCGATGTCAACGATGATGTCCGCCGTATCGCCGTTATGAGTCTgggcttcatcctcttccgcAAGCCTGGAAGCGTGCCTCGTATGGTTGAGCTCCTTTCTGAATCATATAACCCTCACGTGCGATACGGTTCCGCCATGGCTCTGGGTATCTCATGCGCTGGCACAGGCCTGGACGAGGCGATTGACCTGCTCGAACCTATGATGAAGGACCCCACAGACTTTGTCCGACAGGGTGCCCTCATTTCTCTTGCTATGATTCTTGTTCAGCAGAACGAGGTCATGAACCCCAAGGTTTCATCGATCCGCAAGACTCTGAAGAAGGTGGTTGGCGACCGTCACGAGGATGCCATGACCAAGTTTGGTGCTGCTCTCGCGCTTGGTATCATTGATGCTGGTGGCCGCAACTGCACTATCGGCCTCCAGACCCAAACTGGCAACCTCAATATGGCCGGCATTGTTGGCATGGCTGTATTCACACAATACTGGTACTGGTTCCCCTTCACCCACTTCCTGTCGCTAAGCTTCTCTCCCACGTCCATCATTGGACTTGATCACGATCTCGAGATGCCTAACTTCAAGTTCCACTGTGCTACAAGACCTAGCCTTTTCGATTACCCTCCCGAGCAAGAAGTCAAGACGGAAGAAGGTCCTGCTCTGATTGCCACCGCAATTCTATCAACAACTGCGCAGGCCAAGCGACGGgctcagaagaaggagcGTGCTCAGCGAAGAGAGAGCATGGAAATCGACACCGCCCCCCCTAAGAGTGGGGGCGACAAGATGGACGTGgacgaggacaagaaggcGGATGAGGCtaaggataagaaggaagagcaagagaaggaacAGGCGGCTTCTGCtgataccaagaagaagcccgagaaggagaaggttggCTATGAAATCGAGAACATGACCCGAGTTCTTCCTGGTCAACTCAAGTATATCAGCTTCCCTGCTGGCCGATACAAGCCCGTCAAGAAG CCTACTGGTGGTCCCCTGCTTCTGCACGATAGTCAGcccgacgaggagaagagtttacttgaggagaagctgaagaaggttACAACTGAACGTGCCCCTGTGGCAGGCCAACAAACTGGACGGGGCGGACGTGGCGGAGCTCAACGTGCTGTGCTTGACAGTCTTGCTGAGTCTCGGGGAGGAGCCAACAGCGCTATGCTTGGACAGTTGCTTCGCAACCAGGGCCGATCGCCATTTGGTTTGCTCGACGCTGAGCCACAGACTCCTGGTGGCAACGCCTCAGgcgccgctgctgctgcgggTGTATTGACGGCCGTCGACGAAGACTccgaagacgatgaagaggctcCTGTTCCCAAGGAGTTCGAGTACTTCACCGATGCTggggaggatgacgatgatgacgacgagtAG
- a CDS encoding sulfite oxidase, with the protein MFSRSTRRLASQLRPLRSLSIPTSQAPARVQSRTFIATRLTRSASTKPPASDKSATISRDPGTSFAFLLAGAASFYLAYSFAQQSPTRCDAIAHDENDHDPRDPSLPRYRINEVRKHDAHSDHPWVIHRDKVYDITEWIGAHPGGDVILRAAGGSIDPYWDIFSIHKNDYVYDILNQYLIGYVDPADLVDGRPARQEIEDPFSDDPVRHPDLITMTQKPRNAETPAYAMTNDFLTPNDLFYVRNHMWVPSIAEDPNDHNLTIELPDGTTKEYTLADLKNRFKSHKVTASLQCSGNRRKHMNEESGRKTNGLPWTAGAISNACWEGVLLSDVLADAGFDLHSGLTGESEAKHVQFNGLEAYGASIPIKKAIDPQGDVILAYKMNGQTLPRDHGFPLRAIVPGHVAARSVKWLNHVTLSDEESTSQWQRRDYKCFGPNQTKVDWDAAPAIQELPVQSAITKCQLGDWTAKDGNSHTYTKPASLAGYAYSGGGRAIVRVDVSFDNGKNWSQASILPDCSTKEGEESPCYGHAAWAWRRWKFDGAVPLEAFEPAPSGKRCATFVVKATDEVYNTQPESHAATWNIRGNLATAWHRVRICDDGPTGSETKV; encoded by the coding sequence ATGTTCTCGCGATCAACACGGCGCTTGGCCAGCCAGCTACGACCCCTACGATCTTTATCTATCCCTACATCACAAGCTCCCGCGAGGGTACAATCTCGCACCTTCATCGCAACACGACTCACAAGATCTGCATCAACTAAACCCCCTGCTTCCGATAAGTCTGCGACGATATCGAGAGATCCAGGCACTTCCTTCGCGTTTCTACTCGCTGGAGCAGCTTCCTTCTACCTCGCATACAGCTTCGCGCAACAATCTCCTACGCGATGCGACGCCATCGCCCATGACGAAAACGACCATgatcctcgagatccttcgCTTCCTCGATATCGCATCAATGAAGTGCGCAAGCACGATGCTCATTCTGATCACCCCTGGGTCATCCACCGCGATAAAGTCTACGATATCACTGAATGGATAGGCGCGCATCCTGGCGGCGATGTTATCCTTCGCGCTGCTGGCGGTTCCATTGACCCCTACTGGGATATCTTTTCTATACACAAAAACGACTATGTCTACGATATTTTAAATCAGTACCTGATTGGGTACGTCGACCCGGCAGACCTCGTCGATGGGCGACCGGCGCGACAAGAGATCGAGGATCCTTTCTCGGATGATCCAGTTCGACATCCAGACTTGATTACAATGACGCAGAAGCCCAGAAACGCAGAGACGCCAGCCTATGCTATGACGAATGACTTTCTCACGCCTAACGACCTTTTCTACGTGCGCAACCACATGTGGGTGCCATCAATCGCCGAGGACCCGAATGATCATAATCTCACGATAGAACTCCCTGATGGAACCACAAAAGAATACACCCTCGCGGACCTAAAGAACCGCTTCAAATCCCACAAAGTCACAGCCTCTCTTCAATGCTCCGGCAACCGCCGGAAACACATGAACGAGGAATCTGGCCGCAAAACAAATGGTCTTCCTTGGACTGCTGGAGCTATCTCAAACGCCTGCTGGGAAGGCGTCTTACTCTCTGACGTCCTGGCAGATGCAGGCTTTGATCTACATTCAGGCCTCACTGGAGAATCAGAGGCAAAGCACGTTCAGTTCAACGGCCTAGAAGCTTACGGTGCATCGATCCCTATCAAAAAGGCTATTGATCCCCAAGGCGACGTGATACTCGCCTACAAAATGAACGGCCAGACTCTCCCGCGCGATCACGGGTTTCCCCTACGAGCTATTGTTCCTGGTCATGTTGCTGCGCGATCTGTCAAATGGTTGAATCATGTCACGCTGAGTGACGAGGAGAGCACTTCTCAGTGGCAGCGACGTGATTACAAGTGTTTTGGCCCGAACCAGACCAAAGTAGACTGGGATGCAGCACCCGCCATTCAAGAATTACCTGTCCAAAGCGCCATTACAAAGTGCCAACTTGGCGATTGGAcagccaaagatggcaatTCTCACACTTATACGAAACCAGCTTCATTGGCTGGCTACGCATACTCCGGCGGAGGCCGCGCCATCGTCCGTGTCGACGTCTCCTTTGATAACGGCAAAAACTGGTCTCAAGCCTCCATCCTTCCCGACTGTTCCACaaaagagggcgaggaatCGCCTTGCTATGGTCACGCAGCCTGGGCTTGGCGGAGATGGAAGTTTGACGGTGCGGTCCCGTTAGAGGCGTTTGAACCTGCGCCATCTGGGAAGCGATGTGCGACGTTTGTTGTGAAAGCCACGGACGAGGTGTACAACACGCAACCAGAGAGCCACGCAGCAACTTGGAATATTCGCGGTAATCTTGCTACAGCGTGGCATCGCGTGAGGATTTGCGATGATGGTCCTACGGGGTCAGAAACAAAAGTGTAG